The genome window GGCGGGCATCCGGCAGGCCGATGACCGCCACGTCCTTAATCGGCGGATAAGCCGCCATAAAGTTTTCGATTTCCACCGGATAGAGGTTCTCACCGCCGGTGATAACAACATCTTTCTTCCGGTCTACCAGGTAAATGAATCCCTCCGCGTCCTGCCGTGCCATGTCACCGGTCAGCAGCCAGCCGTCCTTCAGGGTTTCGGCTGTTGCCTGCGGATTGTTGTAATAGCAGACCATAACCCCGGGCCCTTTCAGGCACAGTTCGCCGACTTCTCCGGGAGCCACTTCCTTTCCGTCCGGACGGATGATCTTTGTCTCCCATCCGTATCCGGGGATTCCGATGGCGCCGACCTTGCGGACGTTTTCAATGCCCAGGTGAACCGCGCCGGGGCCGATGGATTCGCTCAGGCCGTAGTTGGTGTCATACTGATGGTTCGGGAAATACTGGAGCCAGCGGTGGATCAGGCTCTGGGGCACGGGCTGCGCGCCGATGTGCATAAGCCTCCACTGGGAAAGTTCATAGTTCTCGAGCTTCAGTTCGCCGCTGTCCAGGGCAGTCAGGATATCCTGCGCCCACGGTACCAGCAGCCATACGATCGTGCACTTCTCGCTGCTGACCGCCTCCAGAATCGTCTGGGGACGTGTTCCTTTCAGGATTACAGCCTTGCCGCCGGAGATCAGGCTGCCGAACCAGTGCATCTTCGCACCGGTATGGTACAGCGGCGGAATGCACAGGAAACAGTCATCCTTTGTCTGGCCGTGATGTGCCTGCTCCACCCGGGCGGAATGGATCAGGCTGCGGTGCTTGTGAAGGATCGCTTTCGGGAATCCGGTGGTACCGGATGAGAAGTAGATTGCGGCATCATCCTCTTCTGTCAGGTTGCACTTCGGGAAGCTGGAACTGCTCTCATTGATCAGTTCCATCAGGTCATCCGCGAAGCTGGGGCAGCCGGGGCCTTCGTAGACCAGGGCCACATGGGGGATCTTGTCCGCGATCTCTTCGATACGGCCGATAAACTCCGGCCCGAAGATCAGCATATTGCTTTCAGAAAGGTTCAGACAGTACTCGATCTCATTGGACGCGTAGCGGAAGTTCATGGGAACCACCACCGCACCGGTCTTCAGGATACCGAAATAGATCGGCAGCCAGTCAATGCAGTTCATCATCAGGATGGCAACCTTTTTGCCCTTGCCAATTCCGTGGCTCCGGAGCATATTGGCTACCCGGTTCGCTTTTTCATCAAAAACCGCCCAGGTGATCTCCCGGCGGTAATGCTTCTGCTTCGCGCTGGGCTCAACCAGTTCGAAATCATGCCAGGTAACCCGGCGCGTTTCCGGCTGATCAGGGTTGATCTCTACCAGGGCGGTATCATTCGGCCATTCTTTGGCGTTTCTTTCAAGCAGTTCAATAATGGTCATTACTTTGTATCCCCTTGTCTTTTCTGCGCATATCAAAGATTCTTTCTTCAGATGCTGTTCTGTATACATCAAAGAATCCGGTAATTTTGAATTATGGATTATGAATTATGAAATGTCAATTAAAGTCCACGAAAAGAACAGAAGGATCAATATCGTCTGCCCACTCGGGCAGGCTGGTCAGGCGGATCGTCTCCCCCGTTATCGGATGGCGCAGTTCAGCCATGGCGCTGTGCAGCGCGAATTTTCCCGGAAACTCCTCCGGGTTTTCCGTACCGTAAAGGAAATCACCCCGTACCGGACAGCCGATGTGGCTCAGGTGTACCCGGATCTGATGGGTTCGTCCCGTCTCCAGCTCCAGCAGCACCAGTGCGCCGTTTCCCTGCTCCCGCAGCACCCTG of Aristaeella lactis contains these proteins:
- a CDS encoding class I adenylate-forming enzyme family protein — encoded protein: MTIIELLERNAKEWPNDTALVEINPDQPETRRVTWHDFELVEPSAKQKHYRREITWAVFDEKANRVANMLRSHGIGKGKKVAILMMNCIDWLPIYFGILKTGAVVVPMNFRYASNEIEYCLNLSESNMLIFGPEFIGRIEEIADKIPHVALVYEGPGCPSFADDLMELINESSSSFPKCNLTEEDDAAIYFSSGTTGFPKAILHKHRSLIHSARVEQAHHGQTKDDCFLCIPPLYHTGAKMHWFGSLISGGKAVILKGTRPQTILEAVSSEKCTIVWLLVPWAQDILTALDSGELKLENYELSQWRLMHIGAQPVPQSLIHRWLQYFPNHQYDTNYGLSESIGPGAVHLGIENVRKVGAIGIPGYGWETKIIRPDGKEVAPGEVGELCLKGPGVMVCYYNNPQATAETLKDGWLLTGDMARQDAEGFIYLVDRKKDVVITGGENLYPVEIENFMAAYPPIKDVAVIGLPDARLGEIAAAIVELVPGSTATVEDIQEFCTGMPRYKRPRKIILAPVPRNATGKIEKPKLRRMYGGEGLVDSQNRS